A single region of the Candidatus Paceibacterota bacterium genome encodes:
- a CDS encoding sigma-70 family RNA polymerase sigma factor — protein sequence MHEVPESSADRHELFVQLLNEAHRRLLAYLISLLGNRQDAEDVFQRVSLILWRRFDTFEPGTNFLAWASTVAFYEVRNFQRVAARSRLWFDDELLEKLAAERLPDLEEGDSRREALDQCLEKLDDSGRHLVEEAYFEQGSIAKLAAQLGRAPQTLYNKLNVIRRLLAQCIERRLAGHDIV from the coding sequence ATGCACGAAGTGCCTGAGTCGTCAGCCGACCGCCACGAGCTGTTTGTGCAACTGCTCAACGAGGCGCATCGGCGACTCTTGGCCTATCTGATTTCGTTGCTGGGCAACCGCCAGGATGCCGAGGACGTGTTCCAACGCGTCAGCCTGATTCTCTGGCGGCGGTTCGACACCTTCGAGCCGGGCACCAACTTTCTCGCCTGGGCCAGCACCGTCGCGTTCTACGAAGTCCGCAACTTCCAGCGCGTCGCTGCCCGTTCCCGCCTCTGGTTCGACGACGAGCTGCTCGAGAAGTTGGCGGCCGAGCGCCTGCCCGACCTGGAGGAAGGGGATTCGAGGCGGGAGGCCCTGGACCAGTGCCTGGAGAAGCTGGATGACTCGGGACGCCATTTGGTGGAAGAGGCTTATTTCGAGCAAGGCAGCATCGCCAAGCTCGCCGCCCAGCTCGGGCGCGCCCCGCAAACACTTTACAACAAACTGAATGTGATCCGCCGCCTCCTGGCCCAATGTATCGAGCGCCGGTTGGCAGGCCACGACATCGTATGA